A genomic window from Pseudogulbenkiania sp. MAI-1 includes:
- a CDS encoding ATP-binding protein, giving the protein MEEGFEKDGRAAYVQIARKLDQNEAVLQAVHAMVASRDQLDIPALSAFSREILGNYPKLYTVLFLQKVEKPERDHYQEQLTQQAGEAVHITDFDMNRRRSWVPAPSRDIYYPISLVEPATLVSRRLYGYDILHEPRLTRELKQAIATGEIVVSMPFELKEGERVYLLMKGVYRNGGPGVIPLRPDSPLVEGIVAVQVHFEQLLAPLRLESQSLNIALYQRELPGVHGSLLLYERSFKPAKASQWPLFQRFESKMDLPSEAQPFVLRLSRDVTWAELRLSVLVFQELLVTLLLLALWQVYQQRLHLHRARSSADEALFSQRERVEVALNAIRDGVITLSHDRRVEWINPMAQELLGLQPEQILGRDYKEVLRLQLGLADVSRVDPIGQSFLYQQVVEFPDEVLLSTFYGETRLVEGSVAPLFSRTGEMNGAVCAIRDMGPIRRRAQAVLEASESRVRDHLEKLSHVARLHTMGEMASGIAHELNQPLAAISNYCAASLAMLEDVEEAPAQVTDALKAAIRQAERSGEIIKRLRAFVSKRSMDVRQVDLNLLVGNSLFLAEYDLRSNGVQVVQMLSSNPVTVMADSIQIEQVLMNLLSNAIEAMKGEREGCRQLVIHSHVALSQAILEVRDSGRGISPDVQAVLFHPFYSTREGGMGLGLSICQTIVEQYGGSIEAENIPGSGACFRLRLPYAPPLALSEAVPSAVPVSATR; this is encoded by the coding sequence TTGGAAGAGGGGTTTGAAAAAGACGGGCGGGCGGCTTACGTGCAGATTGCGCGCAAGCTGGACCAGAACGAGGCCGTACTGCAAGCGGTGCACGCCATGGTGGCGTCGCGAGACCAGTTGGACATCCCGGCCCTGAGCGCCTTTTCCCGTGAGATCCTCGGTAATTATCCCAAGCTGTACACGGTACTTTTCTTGCAGAAGGTGGAGAAGCCGGAGCGGGATCATTACCAGGAGCAGTTGACACAACAGGCCGGCGAAGCTGTCCATATCACGGATTTCGATATGAACCGGCGACGTTCCTGGGTGCCGGCACCGTCACGCGATATCTATTACCCGATCTCTCTGGTGGAGCCGGCGACCTTGGTGTCGCGTCGGCTCTATGGCTATGACATCCTGCATGAGCCAAGACTCACCCGGGAACTCAAGCAGGCCATTGCGACGGGGGAGATCGTGGTCTCGATGCCCTTCGAGCTGAAAGAGGGGGAGAGGGTCTACCTGTTGATGAAAGGGGTGTACCGCAACGGCGGCCCTGGCGTGATACCTCTGCGGCCCGACTCTCCCTTGGTCGAGGGTATTGTTGCCGTGCAGGTGCACTTTGAGCAGTTGCTGGCCCCGCTGCGACTCGAGTCCCAGTCCCTGAACATCGCCTTGTATCAGAGAGAGCTGCCGGGAGTGCACGGTTCGCTGCTGCTCTACGAGCGCTCCTTCAAGCCGGCCAAGGCTTCGCAATGGCCCTTGTTCCAGCGCTTCGAATCCAAGATGGACCTGCCGAGCGAGGCGCAGCCCTTTGTGTTGAGACTGTCGCGCGACGTGACCTGGGCTGAACTGCGCTTGAGTGTGCTGGTTTTCCAGGAGTTGCTGGTGACCTTGCTGCTGCTGGCGTTGTGGCAGGTGTACCAGCAGCGTCTGCACCTGCACCGTGCGCGTTCATCCGCCGACGAGGCGCTGTTCAGCCAGCGCGAGCGGGTAGAGGTCGCCCTTAACGCTATCCGCGACGGTGTGATCACGTTGAGCCATGATCGCCGGGTGGAGTGGATCAATCCGATGGCCCAGGAGCTGTTGGGGCTCCAGCCGGAACAGATTCTGGGGCGCGATTACAAGGAGGTGTTGCGGCTGCAGCTGGGTCTGGCCGACGTCTCCCGGGTCGATCCGATCGGCCAGAGCTTTCTGTATCAGCAGGTGGTGGAATTTCCGGATGAAGTGCTGCTGTCGACCTTCTACGGGGAGACGCGCTTGGTCGAGGGTTCCGTGGCCCCGCTGTTTTCCCGTACCGGTGAGATGAATGGCGCCGTGTGCGCGATCCGCGACATGGGGCCGATCCGGCGCCGGGCCCAGGCGGTGCTGGAGGCCAGCGAGAGCCGGGTGCGGGACCACCTCGAGAAACTGTCCCATGTCGCGCGTCTGCACACCATGGGGGAGATGGCCTCGGGCATTGCCCATGAATTGAATCAGCCGCTGGCGGCCATCAGCAACTACTGCGCCGCGTCGCTGGCCATGCTGGAGGATGTCGAGGAGGCGCCGGCCCAGGTGACTGACGCCCTGAAGGCAGCCATCCGCCAGGCCGAGCGTTCCGGTGAGATCATCAAGCGTCTGCGCGCCTTCGTCAGCAAGCGCAGCATGGACGTCCGCCAGGTCGACCTGAATCTGCTGGTGGGCAATAGCTTGTTCCTGGCCGAGTACGACCTGCGCAGCAACGGTGTCCAGGTGGTGCAGATGCTGTCGTCGAATCCGGTGACGGTGATGGCGGACAGCATCCAGATCGAACAGGTATTGATGAACCTGCTGTCCAACGCGATCGAGGCGATGAAGGGGGAGAGGGAGGGCTGCCGTCAGCTGGTGATCCACAGCCATGTGGCGCTGTCCCAGGCCATCCTGGAGGTGCGCGACAGCGGCCGGGGGATATCTCCGGATGTGCAGGCGGTGTTGTTCCATCCCTTCTATTCGACCCGGGAGGGCGGCATGGGTCTGGGCTTGTCGATCTGCCAGACCATCGTCGAGCAGTATGGCGGTTCGATCGAAGCGGAAAACATTCCGGGTAGCGGGGCGTGTTTCCGCCTCCGACTGCCTTATGCACCGCCTTTGGCGTTGTCGGAGGCGGTGCCGTCGGCGGTGCCAGTGAGCGCTACTCGCTAG